A stretch of Henckelia pumila isolate YLH828 chromosome 4, ASM3356847v2, whole genome shotgun sequence DNA encodes these proteins:
- the LOC140859809 gene encoding pectinesterase-like has protein sequence MASTTEPLLNTPKKSMFICKFLYISLAVVALLVSAVFLASNLSKTTQNDVLINASHICQRALHPETCQDFVSQVASGGFEAKETTDILQKMLVKEAHLMKNASFHARNLRNQMNEQTEQGALSDCLELLDMSFERVLDSIKAIRDGTKMSRADARTWLSGVLTNHVTCIDGLKNSSRKSMETFLEDLILRARASLAVLATVSEPDTEFTLLSALEGMLLPPWITTMDKILLEKSAKAIKADLTVAQDGSGNYKTVSEAVKAAPTNSNTRYVIYVKKGTYKENVEVASNKKNLMIVGDGMDSTTITGDRSVGGGSTTFNSATLAAVGDGFILQDIGIKNTAGAAMHQAVALRLGADKSVINRCRLDAFQDTLYAHSQRQFYKDSYITGTVDFIFGNSAVVFQKCKLAARKPMANQQNMVTAQGRTDPNQNTGTSIQGCDIISSSDLQPVESSFPTYLGRPWKEYSRTVVMQSNIGSVVDPAGWAKWDGDFALKTLYYGEYQNQGAGAGTSKRVQWPGYHVITKSSDAMKFTVKELIQGGDWLGSTGVSYTEGLI, from the exons ATGGCTTCAACTACTGAACCTCTGCTCAATACTCCCAAAAAATCCATGTTCATCTGCAAGTTCCTCTACATTTCCTTAGCCGTTGTTGCGCTACTCGTTTCAGCTGTTTTTCTTGCTTCAAATCTCAGCAAAACAACCCAAAACGACGTTTTGATTAATGCTTCACATATCTGCCAGCGAGCTTTGCATCCTGAAACCTGCCAAGATTTTGTTTCTCAAGTCGCGTCCGGTGGTTTTGAAGCCAAAGAAACCACGGACATCTTGCAGAAAATGTTGGTGAAGGAAGCCCATCTCATGAAAAACGCTTCCTTTCATGCCAGAAATCTGAGGAATCAGATGAATGAGCAGACCGAACAGGGGGCTCTTTCTGATTGCCTCGAGCTATTAGACATGTCCTTTGAACGGGTTCTTGATTCAATCAAAGCTATCAGGGATGGAACCAAGATGTCTCGTGCGGATGCACGAACATGGCTGAGTGGAGTGCTCACTAATCATGTTACATGTATTGATGGGCTCAAAAATTCTTCAAGAAAATCCATGGAAACCTTTCTTGAAGACCTTATCTTGAGGGCGAGGGCTTCTTTGGCGGTTCTTGCGACGGTGTCAGAGCCTGACACGGAGTTTACATTACTCTCTGCACTTGAAGGGATGCTGCTACCTCCATGGATCACCACAATGGACAAGATATTGCTGGAGAAATCGGCCAAGGCGATAAAAGCTGATTTAACCGTTGCCCAAGATGGATCGGGTAATTACAAGACAGTTTCAGAAGCAGTGAAAGCGGCCCCGACCAATAGCAATACCCGTTACGTGATCTACGTTAAGAAGGGAACTTACAAGGAGAATGTTGAAGTGGCCAGCAACAAGAAGAATCTGATGATCGTCGGAGATGGCATGGATTCAACAACCATCACCGGTGATCGCAGTGTAGGCGGTGGATCCACTACCTTCAACTCCGCCACCCTCG CCGCAGTTGGAGATGGATTTATACTACAAGACATAGGCATAAAAAACACAGCCGGGGCGGCGATGCACCAGGCAGTGGCACTCCGCCTAGGCGCCGATAAATCCGTCATAAACCGCTGCCGCCTCGACGCTTTCCAAGACACACTATACGCACACTCCCAACGTCAGTTTTACAAAGACAGCTACATCACGGGAACCGTCGACTTCATATTCGGCAACTCAGCAGTGGTGTTCCAGAAGTGCAAACTGGCAGCCAGAAAACCAATGGCGAACCAGCAAAACATGGTCACGGCACAAGGCCGAACCGACCCGAATCAGAACACGGGCACTTCCATCCAAGGCTGTGACATCATCTCGAGTAGTGACCTCCAACCAGTGGAAAGCTCCTTCCCCACTTACCTCGGACGTCCATGGAAGGAGTACTCGAGGACTGTGGTGATGCAGTCGAACATCGGCAGCGTCGTAGACCCGGCGGGATGGGCCAAGTGGGACGGGGATTTTGCGCTCAAGACTTTGTATTATGGGGAGTACCAGAACCAGGGAGCTGGAGCTGGAACCAGCAAGAGGGTTCAGTGGCCTGGATATCATGTCATCACCAAATCGTCCGACGCCATGAAATTCACAGTGAAGGAACTGATTCAGGGCGGGGACTGGTTGGGTTCCACTGGCGTGTCTTACACCGAAGGATTGATCTAG